TGGCCTGATGTGAAGGAGTACTACATCAATTGACATTGATTAATGGAATCAGCAGAAAAGTGCATGTGTACCTTACACGCAGATCTTTGCACGagttttcatgtcatttttgaCTTATGTTTACTCATTCAGGGATTTCACgataatcaaatcaaatcaagtcaagtcagtttgtGTACTCAGAAATCACAAATCAGAGCTTTGCTTCAAAGGTCTTTACAATCTTTACAGCTTACCACACCTTCTTTCCTGAGATCCTCAATACTCCAATGGCATCCAGCCATATGGTAGCTTAAATATTTAGcttaaatatataattaaataatttaagtgtcttttgctgataatactttaactaacattttgaatgcagttcttttacttgtaatgagtatttttaaagtgtGGTATTAATAGTTTTACTCAAGTGAGCAACCTGAGCACTGTTTTTCACCAccaattattattaaaattgagCTGCAAAGATAagcatctgttttgtttttttttgagagatAAATCCCTGGAGATCTTTTCTCAAAAACCCAGATGGGCTTTTAATTACATTCACTGCTTTTTTAAAGGTATTTCTAGTGTATTCACAAACAATTCTGCACATTGTATCAAAGAAGAGAGTCTACTGTGCATATAACTTGCAAGTCTAACAATAACAGCAATCGCAGATATTATTGGAAATATAAGCTAATAAAGCTTTAAGGTTCGTCAGAGCACTGAGTGTTTTCTAACTTCATGCTGTGTTGTGGCTCATTCCAGTAATTAGGTGCCTAGTGCTGAAAACCGGTCTTCCCCAGTTCAAAGTTGGTGTGAGAAACCATTAAACCCAATCTATCCTGTGATCTGGTGTCATGGTTACTAGCTCTAAACTCCACAAAAGGATGCTGAATAACTCGCCAGCTTAGATAGCAATGCCCTAGGGCTGAAGACACAGGTATGCCGATGCCTCCTAGAAGCCAGAGAAGGCCATCCAACCTTTTCATATAACTCACAGTGGTGAGTGTGGTAGCTGTCTTGTGTAATGAATCCAACGAGAAAGCATCCAGTGGCTGAAGGGCGGTGACAGCAGTGTGAATATACAGGATATTTCCATAGTCCAGTGTAGACAGTAGGGTGGATTGTATaatggtttttctttcttttcaaaagaGTAACAAGCTCTTTTTCGGCGTAAGAATccgattacattttttaatttctgagcTGGATGTTCAGCATGATTTTTGTAGGACAGTTTGCCCTCAAACCAAATTCCTAAgtatttttaatgctgtacTGTACCAATAAGATCTCTATTTAGAAAATGGATAGGTTTGGGGacaacaattatttttgttcCTTTGAAATGCACATGTTCTGTCTTTATGGAGTTTAGAAcaagttttaaattaaacaggGAGGTCTGTAGGTCAAAAGCAGACTGTAACATAGAGAAGGCCTGGTTTCATACAAGATGGTATCATGAGCATAAAAATGGGCGTTACAGTGCTGAGTTGGGAAATAAAAGTGTTGCACATGTCTGCTGAAAACCTCCTTTCctcttattttaatttcctaTTGCGTTATTTCCACAGATGGGAGGCAGAGGCCACCTTGTGCCAGTCAGTGGAGAGGGACTGTCAGGCACTGAGGAGAGCAAAGTCTGACCACGACCAGATGATCGGCACTCTGCGAGGAGACCTGGACAGCCTGAAGGAGGAGCTCTACTTTCTCAAGAAGAATCACGACGAGGTGAGATCCCTGCCAGGGTGAAGGTCACGTCAGACATGAACAATGAGTGTTTACTCATCCAGATAATCACTTGACAAGTTGTCAACTGTAGCCTTGTTTAAATGTAGGCTGTAGAACAGTGGGTCCTCTGAGCTGCATGAACATGAGTTGCCTGCACCTCAATAGGATCAATATTATCCAAAAAAAGTTATAATACATTCCagtaggtgttttttttttttctatcggcaaacacaaatgaaacatgtcGACATGAACCAGCTCTGAGGCAGTTTGTGTGCGCTCATTCAGTCAGGCCAGAAGTTTTAAGACTATTCAGTATCTGAAACATGATAATGTTAAGTGTACGGACTCACCCTTTCTCATTGTAGCCACGGTGCTTCCAGATAGCAACACAACGCCCATGTACACAGCACAGGAGTATTTAAGCCCATCCTGCCACAGGGATCATGTGTGTTTAGACAGTCAGGTGTGGTGTCCAGGATGTGTACTGAGCCTCGCAGGCACTGCTCTGCTCCCTGCAGActtgactgaaaacaaaagctgGAGTCGTTTTTTTGCTGAGGTGATCAAACATCACAACATGGAGTCATATTGACAGGACATCAAGGAAACACTGATAACAACCATGAATTTTAAATAGGAAGTATACCATCGTTATCACCGTTATCATTGgctcaaaaaagaaagaaaacaagaacaataaaaacaatacaacaaaagaAAGTAGTCCCTGTTGCGATGAACTACACAGCATAGTGGAGCTACTTCCCTGTTACCATAATATGTTTAGACTAACAGGGGGCTTTAGAGTTGTCGCCATCCAGAACAGCTCAGCGATAATTAGATTTTCAATACTCGTTGTCCAGGGTGTGAGGTGGAAAACCACAGCAAGATGTTGCAGAATTaaacagtgtttgttgtttgccCGCTTTAAATGATTGCAGGAGGTGAGCTCCCTCAAGGCGCGACTGGCCAACGAGCAGGTGAATGTGGAGGTGGATGCGGCTCAGGGTCCTGATCTGGGGGCCATACTCGCGGAGCTGAGGGTCCAGTATGAGGGCATCGCTCGCAAGAACAAGGAGGAGACCGAGGCCTGGTACCTCAAGAAGGTCGGTCACTGCATGAATCAGTCCGTATTTGTCCAGTATTGATACttgtcttttgcttttttgtggtATTATagactgtatactgtacattagacTATATATTATTTTGATGTGTGTTTCTACAGTTAGAAGCCGTGCAGTCAGAAGTCAAAGAAAGCAACGAAGCTTTGCGTTGTGCCCAAAGTGAGCTCAGTGAGAGACGACGTTTCCTGCAGGCTCTGGAGGTCGAGCTTGATAGTCTTCGCAAACAGGTACAGCACTGCTTAAACACATGGCGCATGGGCGCAGTCTGAACACGTGAACCTCCATAAGTAAAAACCTATTTCTCTCATAGTATGATACTTCTCACTCTAAGAGGCCAGAAGATGGTTCCAAACCCTTTTGTTTGTGACTTTCATGGTACTGTTTGATAGTTTTTCACCACAGACAAAAGAATGGGTATAGTGATAGTGATCCTGGAATGTGacaaaagttgtataaagcttTTTGTGGATCCAGAGGAAGCTGTTTGAAGTCTTGAGACAATTTATCGTGAGGTGAGGtaaccagacctctgtagcctgcccCTCATTTCCGCTTAGATGAGGCTACATTATTCGCTACTACAGTAGCATGACACacctaaatctccaaccaaACTGTCAGTAGacgagttgcattgtgggaaatttaggcaccaggttttgacaacGAGGAAGAATACAtggcataaaaaagaaaatatcttttgTTCTGCTCTGTTGATTTTAATAGTTATTTGTAACTGCCCATCGTGAGCCTTATAACGTTATgagagtgcaatgctaaatcggTGTAGAATGCAACTTTATTCTCCACCAGATTGGAAAATTGTCTTTGACtcaccaaaacataaaaatagcaCGAGAACAGGTAACATACACAACAAGTACCATATCGATCAAATGTGGCAACAAGATATCACTGAGACAAAAATCTGGAATACACAACAGCACACAACTGAAATCAAAGGTAAAATACCCAAAAGTACTCTTTTAAGGAGTTACAGCTGACTCTGGTAGGAGGGAAACTGAGGTTTGTCCTACGCAGTCAGCCTATTTTAGCTGTAGATGTAGGTTGCTGGTTATcgtaacaaaaaatatacaaaaggtCAGCATCCCATAATTTTGTAATCCCACTGAGGTACCCCTCAATTTTCCAAATGTCCAGCTTCTGCACTGAACAGGCCCCTGATCTCCACAGACTCTGGTTTATAGCTACCCTGTCCTCTCGCTGTGAGGGCAAGCAAAGGGGTTCTCCCTGTGGAGATTactacattttcacattaactACCAGTTCTCTGCTTGTTTAGGGCTCAACCCGTCTCCACCTCATCTCTTCTGCACGCCTCGCAGCTGTTGGGGCATAACTATAGATAACAGCTGCTTTCCCATGGTCAACAATATATATAGCGGTAAAGTGTACACAGCAATTTCATTCTGCTCCAATAATCGATCTCTGTGACAAGACATAGACCCAAACAGCAAAAGCTTTGTGATTACAGATTAAAACGCATATAAAGGTGTTCAGCGGAGGCAAATATAGCTCATGGATGTTTGCTCAGCCTGATAGTGAGCACACAGTGCCAAATGCAGAGATATGGCAATCTGTAGTATCTCTGGTTGATTGGTGAGGGGTCGTGAATGGATGAGCTCAACAGGTAAACATACAAAGAAATATTGGGTGGTTGAAATGTAGTTCAAACGGTGGATTGATTGGATTGTCTGACAGTGGAGACACTTTAGGGAACCTAACAGAGGAATATTATGTAGCACACCATGCTCTTTGTGAACAGTCTGAGTTGAAGGGGCCCTGTGGAGTCTTCTTATAAACAAACAATTGTCAGACACACAGAATGGATGTTGAGGGCCTTTCCTTctacataaaacatttgcaaagctgattttttgatttttctatgTTGGGCCATTGCTGCATAACATGGCATGTTACCGCCATCTGTTGATCAGTGGAACAGTGTGAAGCCATTCCCGCTGCAGATGCGTCCTCGTgtgagacaaacaaaacagggacctaCTCAGAAAAACATCTCTGTAGCGCTACTAGCGCTACTAGTGGTCTAAAACTCAACAGGGAACAAAAGCTTTAAGACATCAGggtttattattatcatataatgttgttgttgttgttgttgttgcatgtAGACCATGCTACAAGTTAAAGGTGCACACTTATAATATTCttataacaatgcatcaaatgACGATGTGATAGGATTCGCTCATTGTGTCAAATCAACAGAGAATAATCACCAAACTCTACAGTTCCCCTCTGCTCTAAAGAGCATTTTAGTATGtttcagctcaatgttttggttttacagccacAACGTCACTCTTTTGGTTGTTATCAGCatcatttccagctgcagcaggcagctgttttctgcaaaaaatgGCATGgaaaaaacccactgtatgctacctgtccagcaccaaatcAGCAGTCAGACAATGTTAGaagctagctggtgaacatagcaaagcatttagcaggtaaagagccagatatttttttcatgagtttttggcaagcaaaaaaaaaacagagccacaaggagagtaaatattggacttgcacTCAAGTTTCCAGAAACGCTACTCCAAACCAATGTCAATGTTACTCTGTGTCTCCTGGATGTGTAATAGGCAACTGATTGCTCACATGTTGGCCATGACAACTTTGTAAGGTGATAATAAGTCAGGGTTTACATCCATACATGTTTCGCCAAAACCAGGTCgccaaaaaaatctaataacGCAGCTTTAAACGTCATaatgtggttataaaatcataTGCTATTGCTCCATAATTACCTGACAAACTTGGATGAAGATTTTCATGTAGTGTTTTGTGGTATTGACTCATAGATGTTGTTGATGtgatttattgatgttaaaCTGCTACAGGATGCACCTTTAAAACATATGAAGGGCTGAAATGCTGTTTGgcagtgacatttcaaaattaaCTGCAAAGTATGAAACTGTATAGGATAACTTGATATCTACTGTCACTGATCATGACCTGTATGTTCTGTTAACAGATAGGTGTGTTGGAGGGAAACCTGGGAGAAACGGGGCACAAATACTCTTTGGAGATGGACCGTCTTCAGGCCACGCTCACCCAGCTGGAGGATGAGCTGTCTCAGCTGCGTTTGGACATGCAGCGCAACAAGACCGACTACGAACAGCTGCTGCGCATCAAACAGAACTTGGAGATGGAGATCGCCACCTACAGGAGGCTGCTGGAAGGAGAGGAAGTGTAAGTGAGGGCTGGGAAACCACGATCGTTACTCAAgactacatatactgtataaccataccttttcagaaatgtttctataaaatgcatttgtatgtttttctataAAGTGGCAGCAATGTGCAAAAactgtgacaatgtgaaagcgGTCACTCgtggtgatgaacctacagagaattatcacccaaatttGCAGCTCCGCTCAGCTTTGCAGAGCTTTATATCCAGTTTCAGCTGTTTATCTGTCCGGTTcataaatttacttttttatttcactctgtcCGGTCTCATTATGTTGCtttcagacacagcaggctGCTGTGTTCAGAGAAGtagctctaaaaacccactttaCACAACCTGCTCAGCACCACACAGAAGACGGACACAGTTAAAGACTAGTTGTTGAACATAATTGAACATTTTGCAGCTAAAGACCCAGATATTTTCCCCCAGGGGTtggaccaaaaacagaactagAAGAGAGTCAGTATTGGACTTGTGTTCACCAGGTGGCTGGAAACACAGCTCCAAATGAATAAcaatgttgctccataactgcaGGATGTTTAATAAGCAACATTTTGCTAACAAGTCTAACAAATTCATCATGTCACCTTAACAGGTTATGATATGTCAGCATTGTGTTCACTACTTGTTACTGCTGCTGCCAAGTGGCCAAAAGAATCAGTTATTGCACGTTTTAATAAAACACCATTCGTACACCGTAACAAACTTTAAATATTCTGGTAACTGTAAAGGTGTAATATTTTGCATTTCTCGATACCTGTAGGTAGTTATTCATGCGTTGTTAGCCCAACATAACTAATAATGTCTAGTAATTCTTCTGTTACA
Above is a genomic segment from Xiphias gladius isolate SHS-SW01 ecotype Sanya breed wild chromosome 19, ASM1685928v1, whole genome shotgun sequence containing:
- the krt1-c5 gene encoding keratin, type 1, gene c5 — encoded protein: MASTISVRGYSIRQPSFSSMSVRDSGRSIRSKPAVSPLSTASTLCLSRSVSVGNGLNMLGSSFSLNGLGVGASEKETMQGLNDRLANYLDKVRSLERSNAELEVKIKQLMLERAPRGHDIEGMMAQAHAIGQEVRKKTLENARIMLEIDNAKLAADDFRVKWEAEATLCQSVERDCQALRRAKSDHDQMIGTLRGDLDSLKEELYFLKKNHDEEVSSLKARLANEQVNVEVDAAQGPDLGAILAELRVQYEGIARKNKEETEAWYLKKLEAVQSEVKESNEALRCAQSELSERRRFLQALEVELDSLRKQIGVLEGNLGETGHKYSLEMDRLQATLTQLEDELSQLRLDMQRNKTDYEQLLRIKQNLEMEIATYRRLLEGEEVVKETLPPPKKDPDVRTRKIVKVVTQTMINGKVVDESSEVEQIEERKK